The genome window TGGTGTGCATGGCGTTGTGCCGGGACAGGTACTGAGCGTGATCTCTGcgggttgctgctgctcctcggCGTCCAtacttaaattgtttttatttaacaatttgtatttattattaaaatgttactAAAGTTGTGTTGCTGCCATATGGCTTTATAAACAGCTGTTGCCGCATCGAATCGATTGCAGTTTTGCCCATCGGTATCGATGTAGTGTTGCTGACAATGTGACCaattatggtatattcttattggtatatttcaaaatgcgACTTTCGGTCACGCAGTGATAATTTGTGGATTGCAGGGATAGGGTCAAcaaacatacatttttgaagTTATTTTTGCGTTATAACGTAATCtggtaaataaaaatgtatcaGCCTCCATTGCCACCGCCGCAAGACTTTCCGGCGCAACCACCTCCGCCACCTGAAAGCGAAGATATATCACCGCCCGGCGTTCAAGACATTCCAATTGTTGCAACTGATGCCGGTTCAGCTGCAACAGCATACAATTATCCGCCTCCGCCAATTGGAAATGCTTCTTATAGCGCTCAAGGTTCTTCTTCAAACTATTTCAAATATGCTCCACCAACGTATGCACCACCACCCCAAACTGAAGCGAATTCATCGACAGGCTACAACTCAAATTCTTCTTCATACGCTTACGAAAGTTATCCATATCAGGAAGGATACGCTGCTCAGCAGAACTATGGGCATCCACCTCCAAATTCATATAACTACGAGTCCTATAGCCACAACTCAACGTATTCGTACAAATACCAAGAAAGAGAACGCTACGAATACACGCCTAGTTATCGACCCCCAAATCAACGATATTCCAACTACAATCCTaattatcaacaacaacaacagacaagCTATGGTGGAGGATATGGTTATAGCAATCGCTATGAGCAACGTTACAATGCTCCACGACAGGCACGAGCATCCTCTTACTATTCGTCAGGCAGAAGCATCTCCAAGGGAGCTTGTAGCGATGACTCGCGTAGCTATCGGGAACGCAGCGAATCTGTCCAAAGAGAGCCAAAGATTGAAACGGAACGCGATCGTTTGTTGCGTCAGTGGTGTTCGAATTATTGTGAGAAATCTGAGGACTATGTGAAGAAAATGAATGCACTAAATGATACAGAGACACCAGTAGAATCCTGGGTACGTTCCTCACCAGCCGAGCTGTACTACGAGCGCACCAAGAACGAGCACGAGGTGAAGGCCAAGACACGCCTGCACAAACTCTGTGCTCTCTTTGACGATGAGCTCATTCAGCGTGCAAATCGTGTACGCGAAACGTTACCAGCTTATGTGCCACCGCCAAGGAAAGCGCGACGTCGTGTCTGCAAGCACAAACACAAGTCGGAGGCATGCTCCTCCAGCTCGGACTCCGACTCGGATGACGATGCTTTCAAGATTGAGCAGGATTGCTGTATGGAAGAGCTGTCGCGCAAGGTACAACATCCGCAACGTGTCCATGCCGATTTGTGGCATAATGATGCTGGCGAAATGAACGATGGGCCATTGTGTCGCTGTTCGGCTAAATCGCGACGTATTGGCATACGGCATGGTATCTATCCGGGCGAGAAGGGATACGAGATTTGCGACAAGGAAACGAACAATGCAGGCAGCTTGTATCATTATAGGATCACCATTTCGCCACCCACCAACTTTCTGACCAAAACACCAACAATCATTAAGCATGATGAGCACGAGTTTCTCTTTGAGGGCTTCTCGTTGCTGTCGCATGTCCGTCTAACGGATTTGCCTGTCTGCAAGGTGATTCGCTTCAACATTGAGTATACCATTGAGTATGATGAGGAGCAGATGCCCGAGAATTTCACCATACGGGAATTGGACTTGTTTTGTGAGTTGTCGAAACACATTAACTACTTTATCAATTAACTTAACTAATATTCGTCTCACTTGCAGTTGAGTACATGTTTCATGAGCTGCTGGAGCTGGTTGACTTCAACTTGATGCCCAACGGCGCCACAAATGAGGAGGAATCCTGCCCAGCCTTTCATTTTCTGCCACGCTTTGTGCGCGAGCTGCCCGACAACGGCAAAGAGGTGCTCGCCATGTGTGAGGTGCTCAAGTATCTTCTAGACAATTCGGCCAAGCTGGTGGAGCGCCAGCAGCTGTTGCACTTAAATCAAATCAGTCAGCACGAGTGGCAAAAGTATGTAGACTTCATAAAGGGCATGCTGGTGACAAAGCCAGGTCATAAGCCTTGCTCACTGCGTGTGGATCAACTGGATCGCAACAATTCAGATCTGCCAGAGTGTCTCGATCGAGAGACGGGTATTTCACATCCGGCAATCGTGCATTTCGGCATACGTCCACCACAACTGAGCTATGCCGGCAATCCAGAGTATCAAAAGGCGTGGCGAGAATATGTAAAGTTTCGTCATTTGATGGCCAACATGTCCAAGCCATCATTCAAGGACAAACGCAAACTGGAGGACAAGGAACAGCGGCTTCAGGAGATGCGTACCCAGGGCCGCATGAAACGCAATATAACAGTGGCCATCAGCTCGGAGGGCTTCTATCGAACGGGCATTATGTGCGACATGGTGCAGCATGCGATGCTTATACCAGTGCTCACCGGGCATTTGCGTTTCCACAAATCATTAGATCTACTGGAGGAGAGCATTGGTTACAAGTTTAAGAATCGCTACTTGCTGCAGCTGGCTCTGACGCATCCTTCCTACAAGGAAAACTACGGCACCAATCCAGATCATGCTCGCAATTCACTCACCAACTGCGGCATCCGGCAGCCCGAGTATGGAGATCGCAAGATTCATTATATGAACACACGGAAGCGTGGCATCAATACGCTGGTCAGCATAATGTCACGGTTTGGCAAGGATCACGAGACCGTTTCAAATATAACCCATAACGAACGTCTGGAATTTCTGGGCGATGCTGTTGTCGAGTTCTTGAGCTCGATTCATTTGTTCTTTATGTTTCCGGAGCTGGAAGAAGGCGGTTTGGCCACTTATCGCGCTGCCATCGTACAGAATCAACACTTGGCTCTGTTGGCTAAAAAACTACAGCTCGAGGAGTTCATGTTGTATGCTCATGGCTCAGATTTGTGTCACGAGCTGGAGCTACGACATGCAATGGCCAACTGCTTTGAGGCGTTGATGGGCGCCTTGCTGCTGGACGGTGGCATTAAGGTCGCCGATGAAGTCTTTACCGATGCCCTCTTTAGGAAGGAGGACAAACTGCTTAAGATTTGGAAAAATTTGCCCGAGCATCCGTTGCAAGAACAGGAACCGCTGGGCGATCGCAGCTGCATTGGTTCCTATAAAGTACTCAAGGACTTGACTAGATTCGAGGACTCCATTGGAATAAAGTTTAAGCATATTCGATTGCTGGCGCGAGCATTCACCGATCGTTCCATTGGCTTCACACATTTGACGCTGGGCTCCAATCAGCGACTGGAATTCCTTGGTGACACTGTGCTACAATTGATCTGTTCGGAGTATTTGTATCGCCACTTTCCCGAGCATCACGAAGGTCATTTGTCGCTGTTGCGCTCCTCGCTTGTCAACAATCGCACACAGGCTGTGGTCTGTGATGATCTGGGCATGCCCCAATATGCTGTCTATGCCAATCCTAAGGGGGATTTGAAGACCAAAGACCGCGCAGATCTGCTCGAGGCATTCTTGGGCGCTTTGTACGTGGACAAGGGTCTGTTGTTTTGTGAACAATTCTGCCATGTATGCCTCTTTCCGCGCCTCCAATTGTTCATTATGAATCAGGACTGGAACGATCCCAAATCAAAGCTGCAACAATGTTGCCTCACGTTGCGTACCATGGACGGCGGTGAACCCGATATACCGTATTACAAGGTGGTCGAGTCCAGTGGCCCGACAAATACTCGTGTCTACAAGGTGGCCGTTTATTTCCGCTCCAAGCGTTTGGCCACCGCTAGTGGTTCCTCCATACAACAAGCCGAGATGAATGCAGCCAAGCAGGCGCTAGAAAATTCGCGGGATCTCTTTCCCCAGCTGGATCACCAGAAGCGGGTCATTGCGAAGAGCATCAAAAAGCAAACCGGCAACGAAATGGATACTGATGCCAATAAGCAGCTCCAAGATGGCAAGGCCAAAAAGCCCAAGTATGCGGCGCCCCTGGAGGATGAATCACACTTGCCCAAGCAATATCGCATGCATGAGAATATATCCAGTGATGAGTTACccgacgatgatgacgacgagtATACCAAGCGCACTTGTAAGTCTTTGTAAATTGAATACCAAGCAGTTCCCTAATAAATCCCATTATTTCCAGCTCCATTGCCTATGCCAAGGAGTCGAAGTAGTGATTCAagtagcagtagcagcagcagcagtagcagtagtAGTGATAGCGACAGCTCCAACGGACCGCCGAGACGTAAAGCGCGCCTTGAACCCGGCTCCACTTCACCCGTGTCTCCGGCATCATCGTCGTAATAAATCCAGTATATTTCTAAGCTAAAATCCAATAGAGAATCTTAAGAAATGCCATTGTTGTGGTGTGCATAACTTTAAACATGAATtccttttaatatttattgtctTCACTAATTGAAGATAATCTGCcttgttttcaatttggcCTAAATATGctgatttttttcttatttcaataatttcattattagaaagaaaaaaagcgaaCTCCAacataatcaaatattaatcGAAAAGTAAACTATTAATTTGTTGACTgtttaaatcattaaataactATCTTCTTAAATGCAGCTTTGATTTTCAAAACCCTATTCTTATGGAGCAGCATTTGCTTTATACTACCTACCTAAAACCtaccaaatttaaattttttaacaGCTTGGTTATTTaaatccaattaaaattaGTGCTCACATAAACGCCAATAAATGGAAACAGCTTTTTagattatttataaatgaattgcACTTTTTCATTGGTTTGGCTTagttcaattttattgaacATCGTttgcattcaaaaaataaatgtttcctTTTACCAAATTTATCTGATCAAATAACAAATCCATAGGAACGAAAATGAAAGGATCAATTTAGATTTTGCATAAGGGTTTCAAATTCTTAACAAAATTACATCGATTTGAATGCCCATGGTACAAAATGCAATACGAATTAATTAACTCCTCGATTACTGAGGTTTTTTTATCGCTATTTGAAGAGCGATAAACGACGTCCAAGCGAACGCCCGCTGTTGCTCAGTGCATTGGTTATGTGCGACATTTCTGGCAGATTCTGGATATCACCACGAGCAGCCACCGATGGCACGGAGCTTAGCAGTCTTTGTGCCACTCGTTGTATGTCCGAAGCAGTTACCTTGTCTGCAAGTAATTGCATTAATTGAACATCTTTGTCAGTTTGCTTTCGCTTCAGTTAACTTACCAATCTCATTGATGAAATGTTCTGGACGCTTGCGATACCCTGTGACCAGCACCTGTCGTCCCACATCCTCGAACACAACTGGTCGTGACTCCAGGTTCATCAGCAGCATGGACTGCAATTGTATCTTGGAGCGCATCAGCTCCTCACGGCCCGGCTCAGCGGCCATGCTCATCAGCTCACGCGTCAATACTTCGACCATGTCGCGCAGATGCTGGGGTGGTGCACTGCCATGTATGCAGAAGAGACCAGTGTCCACATATGCGTGATTGTACGCCGTTGCGCTGTACATCCAATGGTAGCGATTCAACACTTTGGTATAGAGGCGAGAGTACATGCCTTTGCCGGGACCGCCGGCAGAGAAAGAGCCACCGCCGCCCATCATGATATTCAGCACACACAGTGGCACAAAGTCGCGATCTTGATGGGAGCAGCCCTCAAAGCCGAGCACCACATGCGCCAGCTCCGGAAGCCCGGCTGCCGCATAAATGggaatttcacaattttcctATAGTTAGCAGAAACGTTACATCAAGTTTAGTTTTCTCGCAGGTGGGCAACACTCACCTTGACTAAACCGCCCGTGTATTGCGCCACAGAAGTGTCCACTTGATTAGGTCCCAAGTTTGCTGCATTTTCATTCACCCAAATGGCTTGATCTTCCACAAAGTACTTCTTTACATGCTCTACCAGCTCATCGTGATCCACCTggtttaatatattaatattaatgcgAAAACTGCGCATTATAGAAGGCAACTTACGCCAACGCCAGCAATAACCATGCGATCCGGCGCGTGATGATACTTCAAGTAATTCATCAGCACATTGCGATCGATATTCTCCAGATTCTGTGGTGGGCAAAGCTTTGGTAATCCAAGCGTATTGTCTCTATAAGCTGCTGCGTGAATCATATCCATAAGAATGGGCTCTTGTTCGGGTCGCATGCCCAATGTCTCCAATTCGAAGCTGACAGCACGACGCGCCAGGTTTACTTCTTGTTCGCTGAGAATTGGCCGCAACGTGACATCGGCCAATAAACGCGTCACAGATTCGAGAGCACGACTGTCAATGCTGGCTGCATAGATGAGGGTATCACGCGAACTTTGGCAATCGCATATGCCTCCGTTCTTTTCCAGCTCTTTGAGTATGGCATCCTTATTGGGAAAGTTAACTGTTGACTGCAAAGTGAAAATGATTAAAGATTGAATGCTGATGataaaataaatcacatcGCACTTACATTGAACGCAAGCTTTTCGAGAAAATGTGATACGCCACTGGGATAGGCGACCTCATAACGTGGTCCAGAGTCCAGCACAAGCCCAACAGTGCAAAATTGGCCATAACGTGGCTCGGATGCTATGCGCAATCCGTTGGCTAGCGTTGTCACTTTGGTTGATGCACTCTCGGCCAACGGTTCAGCGTATACGGCCTCTGGCAAATTAGGCAGTGGATCGGTAAGTGGGGGCAAATGCGTAACAACTTCTTTAGACGGCgtgtttattttgtgtggACCACCTTCCTGGCTACGCACGCGGCCGGTGATTTGTCCAATGCCCGTGCCACTTCCTATTTCATCGCCACCAACTGTCGTCACTTTGGTTGCAAATCGTCGGGGAAATCTAGTTAAATAACAATTGATGAAATTACATTTACCGGGTGCCGCTGTCCACACTTGTATTTCTTACGTGCGCCATGAGTTTTTAAGAGCCCTCAGCATACTGAAGCTGCGCACATTCATGACTTGCAGGTGATTTTGAACTGGCCTTGAGCGTTTTCAAcgatttatttacaatttcaaatgtttgaattttgttgCGTTCAGGAAATTTGTTTCAAAGACATATTTTCGACGAAAAGAaaatgttcttcttcttgacAGCTGTCAATTCGAAATTGACGATAAGCAACTAGCCCAGGGCTGCGTTTTCCAATATATCGATAAGTCAGCGGgggaaaatttaaatgaaagagACATGTTCCAAtacacattttctttttgaatcgaatttacttttattttagtattgtaTTTTGATACATTGAATGGaacttattaaaattaatcaaaattgaatCGTCTTTTTCCATCAAAACGATATCCATAGGCAGCAGCATTTTTTGTGTCCACCAGTGCAGGATTTC of Drosophila nasuta strain 15112-1781.00 chromosome 3, ASM2355853v1, whole genome shotgun sequence contains these proteins:
- the LOC132789897 gene encoding ribonuclease 3; its protein translation is MYQPPLPPPQDFPAQPPPPPESEDISPPGVQDIPIVATDAGSAATAYNYPPPPIGNASYSAQGSSSNYFKYAPPTYAPPPQTEANSSTGYNSNSSSYAYESYPYQEGYAAQQNYGHPPPNSYNYESYSHNSTYSYKYQERERYEYTPSYRPPNQRYSNYNPNYQQQQQTSYGGGYGYSNRYEQRYNAPRQARASSYYSSGRSISKGACSDDSRSYRERSESVQREPKIETERDRLLRQWCSNYCEKSEDYVKKMNALNDTETPVESWVRSSPAELYYERTKNEHEVKAKTRLHKLCALFDDELIQRANRVRETLPAYVPPPRKARRRVCKHKHKSEACSSSSDSDSDDDAFKIEQDCCMEELSRKVQHPQRVHADLWHNDAGEMNDGPLCRCSAKSRRIGIRHGIYPGEKGYEICDKETNNAGSLYHYRITISPPTNFLTKTPTIIKHDEHEFLFEGFSLLSHVRLTDLPVCKVIRFNIEYTIEYDEEQMPENFTIRELDLFFEYMFHELLELVDFNLMPNGATNEEESCPAFHFLPRFVRELPDNGKEVLAMCEVLKYLLDNSAKLVERQQLLHLNQISQHEWQKYVDFIKGMLVTKPGHKPCSLRVDQLDRNNSDLPECLDRETGISHPAIVHFGIRPPQLSYAGNPEYQKAWREYVKFRHLMANMSKPSFKDKRKLEDKEQRLQEMRTQGRMKRNITVAISSEGFYRTGIMCDMVQHAMLIPVLTGHLRFHKSLDLLEESIGYKFKNRYLLQLALTHPSYKENYGTNPDHARNSLTNCGIRQPEYGDRKIHYMNTRKRGINTLVSIMSRFGKDHETVSNITHNERLEFLGDAVVEFLSSIHLFFMFPELEEGGLATYRAAIVQNQHLALLAKKLQLEEFMLYAHGSDLCHELELRHAMANCFEALMGALLLDGGIKVADEVFTDALFRKEDKLLKIWKNLPEHPLQEQEPLGDRSCIGSYKVLKDLTRFEDSIGIKFKHIRLLARAFTDRSIGFTHLTLGSNQRLEFLGDTVLQLICSEYLYRHFPEHHEGHLSLLRSSLVNNRTQAVVCDDLGMPQYAVYANPKGDLKTKDRADLLEAFLGALYVDKGLLFCEQFCHVCLFPRLQLFIMNQDWNDPKSKLQQCCLTLRTMDGGEPDIPYYKVVESSGPTNTRVYKVAVYFRSKRLATASGSSIQQAEMNAAKQALENSRDLFPQLDHQKRVIAKSIKKQTGNEMDTDANKQLQDGKAKKPKYAAPLEDESHLPKQYRMHENISSDELPDDDDDEYTKRTSPLPMPRSRSSDSSSSSSSSSSSSSDSDSSNGPPRRKARLEPGSTSPVSPASSS
- the LOC132789899 gene encoding mitochondrial-processing peptidase subunit alpha is translated as MNVRSFSMLRALKNSWRTFPRRFATKVTTVGGDEIGSGTGIGQITGRVRSQEGGPHKINTPSKEVVTHLPPLTDPLPNLPEAVYAEPLAESASTKVTTLANGLRIASEPRYGQFCTVGLVLDSGPRYEVAYPSGVSHFLEKLAFNSTVNFPNKDAILKELEKNGGICDCQSSRDTLIYAASIDSRALESVTRLLADVTLRPILSEQEVNLARRAVSFELETLGMRPEQEPILMDMIHAAAYRDNTLGLPKLCPPQNLENIDRNVLMNYLKYHHAPDRMVIAGVGVDHDELVEHVKKYFVEDQAIWVNENAANLGPNQVDTSVAQYTGGLVKENCEIPIYAAAGLPELAHVVLGFEGCSHQDRDFVPLCVLNIMMGGGGSFSAGGPGKGMYSRLYTKVLNRYHWMYSATAYNHAYVDTGLFCIHGSAPPQHLRDMVEVLTRELMSMAAEPGREELMRSKIQLQSMLLMNLESRPVVFEDVGRQVLVTGYRKRPEHFINEIDKVTASDIQRVAQRLLSSVPSVAARGDIQNLPEMSHITNALSNSGRSLGRRLSLFK